The proteins below come from a single Elusimicrobiota bacterium genomic window:
- the pyrR gene encoding bifunctional pyr operon transcriptional regulator/uracil phosphoribosyltransferase PyrR → MNRSTATISSGKILLDAKGVQEKVQSLVQAILKEFGKEASGLAVVGIQTRGAHLARRIAGALSQACGQDIPVGILDITLYRDDVHDIADQPEVKETDLPYDIQDRPLVLVDDVLFTGRTIRSAMNALIDYGRPRCIRLAVLVDRGHRELPIGADYTGLFLKTLPGDVVDVNLSEIDEEDSVRLRRMKKT, encoded by the coding sequence ATGAACCGCAGTACCGCCACCATCAGTTCCGGGAAAATCCTTCTGGATGCCAAAGGTGTCCAGGAAAAGGTTCAATCCCTGGTCCAGGCGATTCTGAAAGAGTTTGGTAAAGAGGCTTCCGGACTGGCGGTCGTCGGGATCCAGACGCGGGGCGCCCACCTGGCCCGGCGGATCGCCGGCGCATTGAGCCAGGCATGCGGACAGGACATCCCGGTGGGGATTCTCGATATCACGCTGTACCGGGATGACGTGCATGATATTGCGGATCAGCCGGAAGTCAAAGAGACGGATTTGCCGTATGATATTCAGGACCGGCCGCTGGTTCTTGTCGATGACGTGTTGTTTACCGGCCGGACCATCCGTTCTGCGATGAATGCGCTTATCGATTACGGTCGTCCGCGCTGTATCCGCCTGGCGGTGCTCGTGGACCGCGGACACCGGGAACTGCCGATCGGCGCCGATTACACGGGGCTGTTTCTGAAGACGCTCCCCGGAGATGTCGTGGACGTGAATCTGAGCGAGATCGACGAAGAAGACAGCGTCCGTTTGCGGAGGATGAAGAAAACATGA